A window of the Harmonia axyridis chromosome 5, icHarAxyr1.1, whole genome shotgun sequence genome harbors these coding sequences:
- the LOC123679913 gene encoding adenylate kinase 9-like gives MSIDVLCNPTEIDYNELEDYEADPLIICHKDFLSKVTGPIFEKPNETVEQDENKKLVFEIDEWYPFCNSYYPHSEEVDPFARVNHLLGLKSASSSTSCLKGVKEEGSHRKFHYSIRQSQIDYLSSKPLSFLILGKPSIGEEDLGKQLAEYWKCVYLDPETLIRDEIESGSRAGQCIEFNLKCGRAIGIDVILRLVKKRVKTESVLHRGFVLCGLPVIPNDLYEEDPVSAESAIFTVQEIFEEIMDNFYYAIEAPIQNLLLSTPRFRSIEDTSGSVRASKVEFGEPEFNESVPVETLEKARSNLDATKEPVHAPISQEIPPDLGDVQIDICEPPEIGTNYKDQFELIMDQFDGPFMIVYMFCDNQDVIDRRDQYRYDIYSETVVDLLKEKTEKNLISLIGKKNQLGLAGISPIDEIFENLSGMTKDSSELIHLVKLPRDFPAHVQTQLQRFHDIAVKLIEAQILNHNPEYFLKVDGRTTISRIFNSVKWKLRAANVQRVILPEKLVSGEAMGVEGEDVDVPKNINFENMDKCFKDFCRRKIVNPMFKWEYSDWGPRCPVAMTEGNYQEGDPAHAVQFMNSIFFLSSQDAFVRFYRNPRPFLLPPNPRSHGKLYVIGPGCSGKTAVSNCLAHLLKCNVLSPAELYKNFVNQRRENLIDRMMQAMITDKLTILNRETLRKHELERLILEEKVHIWLSKFRDYIENEILKAKKSKSDVHLQLSSFPVLMGFKVNRDEIEREVPFEGIFLNENIAKELLEHPDKMRSYLPEELRKQVKDFVPVTVLEEDVLRDFEQIVRSSDIDEIVLGEEDLLEMYGAAIRQEENEYMLRNNCRGGWIIDGSTYDLNFFQRVYDECPPDHVIILEDSSGGSFLVDRYKKRGANIFTEYREFFRSIGRHEVAESIVDQDSDLVKERLVEDILGDILTQRQFLVEPGDPEDVAEEILLERRESQINYKNELQEFEKAKPLILGFLENLKKDVIVVDVQNKSLVDVMKEVISSFEDRYRLPAEVFDDFDRLEEARDFGYVADAEGAGEGVDVKGQEEFEANRRYGDTYDFCPVTFHDKWVLWRGKKEFMAKFQAKIYFCSNKEDLDAFLQNPRRYLPIDKPFDSFPPPRICVVGNAKSGKTSVAKTISKNFASCYLDFMEYLRSKGAEKETSKNYPSIQEYLQIDTPLSEELLQEFLYPLWFGEPYKTMGVIIDDFPKRPSDITFMIQHKTIPDIIIYLKVPKKVLGQRTIEKELEVWDVQVQAERSKRHEEHLEALSKWENIRKERFEQLMESKRQKRYAEKKQIDKDNKDEKDSQPSRPYMEDLKETDEEKSTIYSKSQVSFDSVAEQEDMDEVNKLLSEELPEPLFDVNIEELSDVTNRIKVEFDDRFSKETEYLRVIRELILAAPIPWEELASEKKLEVTQYAALLSVDRYNFRNRSFFERTYEISIEVAERLLACGFYFLSMFGRTCPIQYHNDDIRVQLFIPMEQQFNVFPFIHRQYIYFIVGKEARDMFRKDPLKYVDIEKFNFPLLPVRIAVIGPPKCGKSALADRFRTELGLKVISKGQAARYVKNYMPYSVLGNAMETRLRQGLELKEKMVLSCVEAATYDPRAITQGFLMDGFPNSAKEVKYLTSMGLMPQLVIDLFTEDPVVYDYVFNEALKMFAPPYSKHFLEYRCELWESDQEAFRSWLDKEYQNMARVAINTCMWDIWERAFDFVKAAVYENKHYFIHCRDGWPLRLANMLVTPLEYMERESSYKTYCPCCLYHFNKLESGGFPPDRTGLVHFRKHYYYVCPDHIEEFLETPCQFIPPYNPNKLPPDLPKKLELENVPDDVYQNGYCVVCCKEDMRSVKGNLKFATKFGNYVYLCDSSNCETKFMASPMAYFNVTITLKDDIKYPSLSYKDLPPLGALEQFVAKDVINAIKSTATLRPVLPGLTIQQSALVVMAMNLKINNELLQETERESYKKALELTKDRRKKMLQFLEIFRKYRNPFIYYEEPVPALRITDWIKERFGNRVPAWSYTEIHPDKAFDLLEQEKKELDE, from the coding sequence atgtCAATAGACGTTTTATGCAACCCCACTGAAATAGATTACAACGAATTGGAAGATTATGAAGCCGACCCTTTGATTATATGTCACAAAGACTTCCTGTCCAAAGTTACCGGtcccatttttgaaaaacccaaCGAAACCGTCGAGCAAGATGAAAACAAAAAGCTTGTCTTCGAAATCGACGAATGGTACCCCTTTTGCAACAGTTACTACCCCCATTCCGAAGAAGTGGATCCCTTCGCCAGAGTGAATCATCTTTTAGGATTGAAATCCGCTTCATCGAGCACCTCTTGCTTGAAAGGTGTAAAGGAGGAAGGATCCCacagaaaatttcattattcGATACGGCAATCTCAAATAGATTATCTGAGCTCTAAACCACTATCCTTTTTGATACTAGGCAAACCATCAATAGGAGAAGAAGACCTCGGCAAACAGTTGGCTGAGTACTGGAAGTGCGTCTATTTAGACCCAGAAACCCTGATCAGAGATGAGATAGAGTCCGGGTCTCGAGCCGGCCAGTGCATAGAGTTCAATCTCAAGTGTGGCAGAGCCATAGGCATCGACGTCATCCTGAGGCTCGTCAAGAAAAGAGTGAAAACCGAATCTGTGTTACACAGGGGTTTCGTTCTCTGCGGGTTACCAGTGATACCCAACGACCTCTACGAAGAAGACCCCGTATCTGCCGAATCTGCCATCTTCACAGTCCAGGAGATATTCGAAGAGATCATGGACAATTTTTACTACGCCATAGAAGCACCGATTCAGAACCTGCTGCTCTCAACACCTAGATTCCGGAGCATCGAGGACACGAGCGGTAGCGTCAGGGCGTCGAAGGTGGAATTCGGCGAGCCCGAGTTCAACGAAAGCGTCCCTGTGGAGACATTAGAAAAGGCACGTTCGAATCTGGATGCTACCAAAGAACCCGTACACGCTCCGATAAGCCAAGAGATCCCACCGGATCTCGGAGATGTTCAAATAGACATCTGCGAACCTCCAGAAATCGGCACTAACTACAAAGATCAGTTCGAATTGATTATGGATCAATTCGACGGTCCGTTCATGATCGTGTACATGTTCTGCGATAATCAGGACGTTATAGACAGACGGGACCAGTATAGGTACGACATATACTCCGAAACTGTTGTCGACTTgctgaaggaaaaaaccgaGAAGAACCTCATCTCTCTCATCGGCAAAAAGAACCAGTTGGGTTTGGCAGGTATAAGTCCGATAGATGAAATATTCGAGAACTTGTCTGGAATGACTAAAGACAGTTCCGAGTTGATCCACCTCGTAAAACTACCTAGAGACTTCCCGGCGCATGTGCAGACGCAACTGCAACGTTTCCACGATATAGCCGTTAAACTTATCGAAGCTCAGATTTTGAACCATAACCCGGAGTACTTCCTCAAAGTGGACGGCAGGACCACTATCAGTCGCATCTTCAACTCCGTCAAGTGGAAATTAAGGGCTGCCAACGTTCAGAGGGTTATTTTACCGGAAAAACTAGTATCAGGTGAAGCGATGGGAGTAGAAGGAGAAGACGTCGACGTTCCTAAGAACATCAACTTCGAAAACATGGACAAGTGCTTCAAGGACTTCTGCCGGAGGAAGATTGTCAACCCTATGTTCAAATGGGAATACAGCGATTGGGGTCCTCGTTGTCCAGTCGCCATGACCGAAGGAAACTACCAAGAAGGCGATCCAGCTCACGCTGTCCAGTTCATGAACAGCATCTTCTTCCTTTCCAGTCAGGACGCCTTCGTTAGGTTTTACAGGAACCCGAGACCGTTCTTACTCCCTCCGAATCCCAGGTCGCACGGAAAACTGTACGTGATTGGTCCAGGATGTTCTGGAAAAACCGCGGTGTCAAATTGCCTCGCTCATCTCCTCAAGTGCAACGTACTCTCTCCAGCCGAGTTGTACAAGAACTTCGTCAACCAGAGACGGGAAAATCTGATAGACAGAATGATGCAGGCTATGATCACAGACAAGCTCACGATCTTGAACAGAGAGACCTTGCGAAAGCACGAACTGGAAAGGCTCATTCTGGAGGAGAAGGTGCACATTTGGCTGTCCAAGTTCCGCGACTACATCGAGAACGAGATACTCAAAGCGAAAAAATCGAAGTCAGACGTACATCTGCAACTCTCGTCCTTTCCCGTGCTGATGGGTTTTAAAGTCAATAGAGACGAAATAGAGAGAGAGGTACCCTTCGAAGGTATTTTCTTGAACGAAAACATTGCCAAAGAACTCTTGGAGCATCCGGATAAGATGAGGAGTTATCTGCCTGAAGAGCTACGCAAACAGGTGAAAGACTTTGTTCCTGTTACCGTTCTGGAAGAAGACGTCCTAAGAGATTTTGAACAAATCGTGAGAAGTTCCGATATAGACGAAATCGTACTTGGCGAAGAAGATCTTCTGGAGATGTATGGAGCGGCCATAAGACAAGAAGAAAACGAGTACATGCTGCGAAATAATTGTAGAGGTGGCTGGATAATTGACGGCTCGACTTACGACTTGAATTTCTTCCAGCGGGTTTACGACGAATGTCCCCCAGATCATGTCATCATCTTGGAGGATTCCTCCGGTGGTAGTTTCCTCGTTGATCGCTACAAGAAGAGGGGCGCTAATATTTTCACAGAGTACCGTGAATTCTTTCGTAGTATCGGCCGCCATGAGGTCGCTGAAAGTATCGTCGATCAAGACTCAGATCTCGTGAAAGAAAGGTTAGTGGAagatattttaggagatattttGACACAAAGACAATTTCTCGTCGAACCTGGCGATCCGGAAGATGTCGCCGAAGAAATTCTTCTCGAAAGGAGGGAGTCGCAAATCAACTACAAGAACGAACTCCAAGAATTCGAGAAGGCCAAGCCGCTAATACTTGGTTTtctggaaaatttgaaaaaggatGTGATTGTGGTGGACGTTCAGAACAAATCCTTAGTAGATGTGATGAAAGAGGTAATTTCTTCGTTCGAAGATAGATATCGTCTACCAGCGGAAGTATTCGACGATTTCGACCGTTTAGAGGAAGCTCGGGATTTCGGATATGTTGCAGATGCTGAGGGCGCTGGTGAAGGTGTGGATGTGAAAGGGCAAGAAGAATTCGAAGCTAACAGACGATACGGCGATACGTATGATTTTTGTCCAGTTACCTTTCACGATAAGTGGGTGCTGTGGAGAGGCAAGAAAGAATTCATGGCTAAATTCCAGGCTAAAATCTACTTCTGTTCGAACAAAGAAGATCTTGATGCCTTCCTGCAAAATCCAAGACGGTATTTGCCTATAGATAAGCCGTTCGATTCTTTTCCTCCACCTAGGATATGCGTGGTGGGCAATGCTAAGTCTGGAAAAACTTCCGTCGCAAAAACAATATCCAAAAACTTCGCTAGTTGCTACTTAGACTTTATGGAATACTTGAGGAGCAAAGGAGCAGAGAAAGAAACCAGTAAGAACTATCCGAGCATACAAGAATACCTGCAAATAGATACACCGCTCAGTGAGGAACTGCTTCAAGAATTCCTATATCCTCTTTGGTTCGGGGAGCCTTATAAAACCATGGGTGTCATCATCGACGATTTCCCTAAGCGACCGTCAGACATCACCTTCATGATACAACATAAAACTATACCGGACATCATAATCTACTTGAAAGTACCGAAGAAAGTGCTTGGTCAGAGAACAATCGAGAAGGAACTGGAAGTCTGGGATGTTCAAGTGCAAGCTGAGCGTTCCAAACGCCACGAAGAACATCTCGAAGCGCTCTCAAAATGGGAGAACATCAGAAAAGAGCGCTTCGAACAACTCATGGAGTCAAAGAGACAGAAAAGATACgctgaaaaaaaacaaatagatAAGGACaacaaagacgaaaaagacTCTCAACCTTCTAGGCCGTACATGGAAGATTTGAAAGAGACAGACGAGGAAAAATCGACCATCTATTCAAAATCGCAGGTGTCCTTCGACTCCGTTGCCGAACAAGAGGACATGGACGAGGTGAACAAACTGTTGTCTGAAGAGTTGCCTGAACCGTTGTTCGACGTAAACATCGAAGAACTATCAGATGTAACTAACAGGATCAAGGTGGAATTCGACGATAGATTCTCGAAAGAAACAGAATACCTTAGAGTCATCAGGGAACTCATCTTGGCCGCACCAATACCATGGGAAGAACTGGCGTCAGAAAAGAAGTTGGAAGTTACACAGTACGCCGCTCTTCTATCAGTGGACAGGTACAACTTCAGAAATAGATCGTTCTTCGAAAGGACCTACGAAATTTCCATAGAAGTAGCGGAAAGGCTGTTGGCCTGTGGTTTCTATTTCCTCAGCATGTTCGGTAGAACTTGCCCCATTCAGTACCACAACGACGATATCAGAGTTCAACTGTTCATACCGATGGAACAGCAATTCAACGTCTTCCCCTTCATCCACAGGCAGTATATTTATTTCATCGTTGGTAAAGAGGCTAGAGATATGTTTCGAAAGGACCCCTTGAAATACGTCGACATAGAGAAGTTCAACTTTCCCCTTCTACCGGTAAGAATAGCCGTGATAGGACCTCCGAAATGCGGTAAAAGCGCTTTGGCTGATCGTTTCCGGACGGAGCTAGGTCTTAAGGTCATCTCTAAAGGTCAGGCGGCTAGGtacgtgaaaaattacatgccTTACTCGGTTCTTGGCAATGCAATGGAGACTCGGCTAAGGCAGGGTCTAGAGCTGAAGGAGAAGATGGTGTTGAGTTGCGTAGAGGCAGCAACTTATGATCCAAGGGCCATCACTCAAGGTTTTCTGATGGATGGGTTCCCGAACAGCGCCAAGGAAGTCAAATATCTGACCTCGATGGGTCTTATGCCGCAACTTGTTATTGATCTCTTCACCGAAGATCCCGTCGTGTACGACTACGTGTTCAATGAGGCTCTGAAGATGTTCGCTCCTCCTTACAGCAAACACTTCCTGGAGTACAGATGCGAGCTCTGGGAGTCCGATCAGGAAGCGTTCAGGTCATGGTTGGACAAAGAGTACCAGAACATGGCGAGGGTCGCGATCAACACCTGTATGTGGGACATTTGGGAAAGAGCGTTCGATTTCGTAAAGGCGGCTGTGTACGAAAACAAGCACTACTTCATCCATTGCAGGGACGGTTGGCCCCTACGCTTGGCGAACATGCTGGTAACGCCGCTGGAGTATATGGAACGCGAGAGCTCCTACAAAACTTACTGTCCGTGCTGCTTGTACCATTTCAACAAGTTGGAATCGGGTGGTTTCCCTCCAGATCGAACCGGACTGGTCCATTTCCGGAAGCACTATTATTACGTCTGTCCGGATCACATCGAAGAGTTCCTGGAGACTCCCTGTCAGTTTATCCCGCCCTACAACCCCAACAAACTCCCGCCTGATCTGCCCAAGAAGCTCGAACTGGAGAACGTACCGGATGACGTTTACCAGAACGGTTACTGCGTCGTGTGTTGCAAGGAAGACATGAGGAGCGTAAAGGGGAATTTGAAGTTCGCCACCAAATTCGGGAACTACGTCTATCTTTGCGATTCCTCCAACTGCGAAACGAAGTTCATGGCGTCGCCGATGGCCTATTTTAACGTCACGATCACCTTGAAGGATGACATCAAATATCCTTCGTTGAGTTACAAGGACCTTCCGCCGCTCGGAGCCCTGGAACAGTTCGTGGCCAAAGACGTGATTAACGCCATCAAGTCCACGGCCACCCTTCGTCCCGTTTTACCAGGATTGACCATACAGCAGTCCGCTTTGGTGGTGATGGCGATGAACCTGAAGATCAACAACGAACTTCTCCAGGAAACGGAGAGGGAAAGCTATAAGAAGGCTTTGGAGTTGACGAAGGACCGGAGGAAGAAGATGTTGCAGTTCTTGGAGATATTCAGGAAGTACAGGAATCCGTTCATCTACTACGAAGAGCCGGTGCCTGCGTTGAGGATCACGGATTGGATAAAGGAGAGGTTCGGGAACAGAGTGCCTGCTTGGTCTTACACGGAGATTCATCCGGACAAGGCTTTCGATTTGTTGGAGCAGGAGAAGAAGGAATTGGATGAATGA